Sequence from the Hyalangium minutum genome:
GCGCGCTGCAGGGCGATAGGCGCCGCGTAGGCCGGGCCCTGCAGGAGCTGATCGGCCGGGTCGGTAGCGGCGTAGGCATGGGCGCGCAGGAAGCCGAGCGGCTCGTAGCCGAGCGCCCGGGCCTTCTCCTCGCTCATGAGCAGCAGGGCGGCGGCGCCGTCCGTGAGCGGCGAGGCGTTGCCAGCGGTGATGGTGCCGTACTTGCGGTCGAACACCGGCTTGAGTTGGCCGAGCGCCTCCAGGGTGGTGTCCTCGCGGACGATGTTGTCCTTGGCCGCCACGTCCTCGTACTGGGGTGGGACGACGACGTGCATCACCTCGCTGTCGAAGCAGCCCTCCTTCCAGGCGCGAGCGGCGTTGTGGTGCGAGGCCAGGGCGATGCGGTCCTGCTCCTCGCGGGAGATGCCGTTCTCCTTGGCCATCTTCTCGGCGCTCTCGCCCATGGTCTGGCCGGTGGAGTACTCGGCGATGGAGGGGGGCACCGGCAGCAGGTCCTTCGCCTTGAGCTTCTGGAAGGGCCGGAGCTTCTCCGGAAGGCTCTTGGCCTTGGAGGCGGCCACCAGGGCATGGGCCAGGGGACGGCTGGTGAAGATGGGGGCGTCCGACATGGACTCGGTGCCGCCCGCGATGACGACGTCCGCCTCACCCACGGCGATGGCGTTGGCCGCCGTCGTCATGGCCTGAATGGAAGTGGCGCAGGCGCGCGCCACGGTGAAGGCCTCGATCTTCCGAGGCAGACCGGCGGCGATCACCACCTCCCGGGCGATGGACGGGGCCGTGAGCGTGGGGATGACCTGCCCGAAGACCAGCTGGTTGATCTCGTTCGGGTCGAGCTCGGCACGCTGCACCAGTTCCTGGACGACGAGCTTGCCCAGGTCCAGCGCGGTGAGCTTCCCAAAGACGCTGCCCGCCTTCACAAAGGGGGTCCGCAGTCCGCGGACGATGGCCACCCTGCGATGACCGTTGCTCTGAGCCATGTGCCTCACCTCCTGACAGCGAGTGAGGCACTTGTAACGACCCCTAATGCACCGCGTCAACGAGAATTGATTTGAAAGTCAACCGGTGGACGCCCTGCTGGGCTGCCCGGGTGCTGGGGCTGCGAGCCCTCGGGAGGAAAGCGATTCAGGAACGGGAGAAGCGCGGGCTACCGCTGGGGCGTGGTGCCCTGACGAAGCGCGATGCCGTGGCGGTGCACCGCCTCCACCAGGAACTTCGCCGCGTCCGGATCCGTGGGAGGCAGAATGCCATGGCCCAGGTTGAAGATGTGCCCCAGGGGCCCCGCCCGGTTCAGGATGTCCACCACCCGCGCCTCGAGCTCCTCGCGCGGCAGGAACAGGTGCAGCGGATCCAGGTTCCCCTGCACCGCCACGTCCGGCCCCAGCACCTTCCGAGCCTGGTCCATCTCGATCCGCCAGTCCTGGCCGATCACGTCCGCCCCCGTGCGCTTGAGCAGCGGCAGGTGCGTGGACATGCCCGTGCCGAAGAGAATCACCGGCACGCCCGTGGCCTGAAGCTCCTTCACCATGCGCGTCAGGTACGGGAGGCTGAAGCGCTCGAAGTCGTACGCCCCCAGCTCGCCGCCCCACGAGTCGAAGATCTGGACGATCTTCGCCCCCGCCTCCACCTGCATCTTCAGGTACGGGATGAGCGTGTCCGTCAGCTTCTGGAACAGCGTGTGCGCCAGCTTCGGCTGCTCGAACAGCAGCCGCTTGATGAGGATGTAGCTCTTCGAGCCGCCGCCCTCGACCATGTACGCCGCCAGCGTGAACGGCGCCCCCGCGAACCCAATCACCGGCACCGAGTCATTCAGCGCCTTGCGCGTCCTGCGGATGGCCTCGGCCACGAAGCCCGTGCTCTGCACCGGATCCGGCACCCCCAGCCGCTCGATGTCCGACGCCGTGCGCACCGGGTTCGGGAAGTGCGGGCCCTTGTCCCCCAGCTCCAGCGCGATCCCCATCGCCTCCACCGGAATCAGGATGTCCGAGAAGATGATCGCCGCGTCCACCCCGAGCCGCGTGATGGGCTGCACCGTCACCTCGGCCGCCAGGTCCGGGTGCTTGCACAGGTCCAGGAACGCGATGTTGCCGCGGATGGCCCGGTACTCGGGCAGGTAGCGCCCCGCCTGACGCATCAGCCAAATCGGGGTGGTGTCCGTGGGCTGGCGACGCGCCGCCTTCAAGAGTCTGTCGTTCATGGAGGAGCCCTCCGGCGCCACCGGGCGCCGTCTCTCCCCGCCCATACCGGACTTCCGCCCGGATGTCCTGCCTCTCGCGCCCCTCCATGCTCCAAATGACGAGGGCCGGACCCACCGTCTCGGTGAGCCCGGCCCCAGTACACGAAAGGCCACGGCCACCCGCGCCGTAACCCTCCGAACCGTGTCAGCCCTTCCCTACTTCGCGATCAGCAGAATCAGGCCGCGGCCGCAGACGCCGTAGATGGTGTTCTCGCCGCCAACGCCCACCTCGGCGCCGGGCGAAGCCACCTGGTCGACGCCCTCGGCCCAGTTGCACGTGTCCGTCACCCGGTACCAGCTCTTGCCGCTGCCCGGCCACGGCAGCACGAAGTTCACCGCGGCGGACCAGCCGTTGTACGCCACATAGATGGCGCTCGCCGGGTCCCCGAACTCCGTGCCGTCGATGCGGTAGGCCAGCGCGTGGTTGCTGGCGTTGCTGAAGTACGCAGTGTCCGGCACGTTGCCGTCCGACTTGAACCAGCGGTGCTGCTCCATCACGTTCCCGTTGTTGTCCACCGCGCTGTAGAAGTTCAGCGGCCGCAGCGCCGGGTGAGCCCTGCGGAACGCAATCATCCGCTGGGTGAACGTCTTGAAGGTCGTCTGGTCTCCCGTCAGCGTGTAGTTCAGCCAGTTCTTGTCCGAGTCCAGGTTGTACGCGTTGTTGTTCCCGTACTGCGTGCGCAGGAACTCGTCGCCGCCGGTGATCATCGGCGTGCCCGCGCTCAGCATCAGGAACGCAATGCCATTGCGCGCCGCCTTGCGCTGGTCCGCAGCCACTCCGCCCTGGTCCCAGCTGTGGTTGCTGTCCTCGCCACCATCCGAGGGCCCATACGGCCACCCCTGGCTGTTGTTCTTGCTGTTGTACGAGTACAGGTCCTTCAGGGTGAAGCCGTCGTGCGCCACCATGAAGTTGATGGAGTTGTACGGCATGCGCCCATCATCCCCGTACTTGTCCGACGAGCCCGAGAAGCGCGTGGCCAGCTCTCCTGGCGTGACGTTCTCCACGCCCATCTGGTTCTGATCCTTGCGGAACGAGTCGCGGAAGGCGCCGTTCCACTCCGCCCACGCGCCCGGGAAGTTGCCCACCTGGTACGAGTTGCCGCCAATGGCCCACGGCTCGGCGATGAAGTCCGTGCCCGCAGCGTTCGCCGCCGGACGCGGCGACAAGTCCCGCATGATGCGGTTGAGCGCCGTGCCGCTGTTCATCTTGTCGTAGTTGAAGCAGCCGTGCTGGCACGTGTTGCCCAGCACCGAGGCCAGATCGAACCGGAACCCGTCCACCCCCAGCGTGTCCTTCCAGTACGCCAGCGAGTGGATGATGAGGTCCTGGGCCACCGGGTTGAACGTGTTGTAGTTGCCGCCCACGCCCGTGTTGTCCCAGTTGAACTTCAGGTCCGACGTGAGGCTGTAGTACGTGGGGTTGTCCAGGCCGCGGAACGACAGCAGGTTGTAGGTGCTCGAGTCGTTGGCGATCCAGTTCCCGCCCTCGCCCGTATGGTTGTAGACCACGTCGATGAAGACCTTGATGCCGTTGTCGTGGAAGGCCTTCACCATCTCCTTGAACTCGCGCGTCGGGCCGCCCGCCGACTTGTCGTACGCGTAGCGGCGATCCGGCGCGAAGTAGTTCAACGTCATGTAGCCCCAGTAGTTGTCATCCGTCGTGGTGGGCTCGTTGTCGATGCTGTCGTTGTCCGTCTCCTGCACCGGCAGGAACTCCACCGCCGTCACCCCGAGCGCCGCCAGCGCCGGGGCCTTCAGCCCCGCCCCCTTGTACGTGCCCCGGAACGTGGAGGAGATGCTCGGGTCATTCTTGGTGAGGCCGCGGACGTGGACCTCGTAGATGACCTCGTCCTTCAGCGCGCGCGTGGGCTTGGTACCGATGGACTGCGTGTCCCCCGCCAGCACAATGCCCTTGGGTGCGTACGGGCCGCTATCCTTCAGGCGGTATGCTCCCGAGGCGAACCACTGCCCGTCCGTGTTGGTACCGTTCTTCGGATCGTGGCTGATCTCCAGCGCGTAGGGGTCCAACAGCACCTTGTTGGGGTTGAAGCGGTTGCCGCTCGCATCCACGTCCGCCACGAACCCCAGGTTTGAGCCCTTCGTCCAATTGGAGTTGTACGTCCAGTTCGGCCCCCAGGCGCGGTAGCCGTAGTAGACGGTGCCGGTGACGCCATACGTGGTCTGCAGCGTGGAGACCGAGACCGGCTTCGACCAAATGTTCGTGGCCGAGTCCTTGGTCATCACGTACTTGGTCACCTCCTGGGCGCCGTACGGGGTCTTGTAGATCCAGACCTCGATGCGGGTGGCGCGCGACGAGTAGACGCGGAAGTTGATGTTCGCCTTGGTTGCGTCGTAACTCGCACCCAGAGTCCAGGTGACCGCCTCCTGTTGCTGGACGCCCGTAGGGGCCAGCTCCTCTTCCAGGAAGGAGGTGCTCGGGTCCGAGCTGCCACAGGCAGCCAGGAGTGCGGCAAGGCAGGCTGCCAGAAGGGGGGGATGCCACCGAAGTGGCAGGGAAGCCGCTGGGGGGATAGCAGTGGCTCTTCTCATGGGGTCCGACTCCCGCGCGGTTGCGTTCAGCGCTGCGAGCGGGCCCGCGCTCGCCCGTACTGCAAACTTCCAGCACTGGCGGGGCTGTGAAGTCAACGCGGCCAGGCCACAGAGGACCTCATTGTCATGCGGGCAAAAGGTGAGTCATTCCCGCTCCAGAGGGAAAAATGAGGGCGCCGGGGGAATGATCGGGTCCGCAAAAACGTAGGCTTGACAGTGGGGGACGTGGCCGATACAAGGCCGCCCACGTTGCCAGCGGCGGTCGCTCGGGCGGATAGCTCAGCGGTAGAGCGTCGCCCTTACAAGGCGAGGGTCACAGGTTCGATCCCTGTTCCGCCCAAATATTGTGGGGAGTTAGTTCAGTTGGTTAGAACGCCGGCCTGTCACGCCGGAGGCCACGGGTTCAAGTCCCGTACTCCTCGCCAAGAGAAGGGCCCGGAATCGAAAGGTTCCGGGCCCTTCGTTTTTTCAGCGCCCGCGTTTCTCCAGGCGCCTCACTCACCTGACGGGGCCAGGAGATTCAGACTATCCAGGGATGTCAGCCCTTCCCTGTAGATAGTCGGGCCATGACCCTTTTCCATTCTCGTCGGCCCCTCCTGTCTCTATCCCCCCACCCTCGCGCTTCTGGCTGGTTGGCTCTCGCGCTTCTTGCCGTGCTCGGCCTTCAGAGCACGGCTTACGCCGCTGCGGAGCACGAGCACGAGCCGGAGCAGATGGCGCTGTCGGTCTCCACGATGAGTGTGTGCGTCGATGGAACCACGCAGACGATCGCGTGCGGCATCCTCGGCACCCAGACCCGGACCTGCTCGGCGGGGCAATGGGGCCCCTACGGAACCTGCAGTGCCCCCGCGTCCATCTCGCTCCAGGTGTCCGGCCGGAAGGACATGGTCCATGACGTCCAGCGCAACCGGCTCTACATCACCACCGGCGGCACCGCGGGCGAGGTGCTCGTCTACAACCTGCTCACCCGCCAGTTCGAGCCCTCCCTGCTCACCGGTGGCTCCTTCAGCGGAATCGATCTGTCCCCCGACGGGGATCAGCTGCTCATCGCGGACCTGCAGACCAACTCCAACAACCAGAACTGGGTCCACCACATCAACCTCGCGACGAACGCGCGCCAGCGGTTCTTCTTCACCCGGGACTTCTACGAGGGTGGCACGTTCACCGTGGTTTTCACCTCCAACACCGAGGCGATCGTCACCTCCCAGTTCAACGGCTCGGGTTGGGTTCCCATGCGCAAGGTCAATCTGACCACCGGCACCGCTCAGTCCATCGCCAGCGTGCGCCAGGCCACCATGCTCGCCCGCTCCGCTGACGGCTCCACCGTCGCCTATGCCGAGTCGAACATCTCCAGCGGCGAGTGGGGCCGCTACTTGACCGGTGCTCAGACCTTCGCGGAGTCCAGCACCAGCTGGTTCGTCTACGAGATTGCTGTCAGCCGGCTGGCCAACCAGTACGCCCTCCCCACCTACGGCGGGCTCTACGTCTTCGACGGCGCCCTGTCGCGTCAGGCCATCCTGGGCACCTACGCCAGCCAGCTGCCCATTGGCGCCGTCTACAGCCCCGTCGCCGACGAGCTCTACCTGGCCTGGTATGGCTCCAACATCTCCATCGACGTCTACAGCACCACGACGCTGCAGAAGCTGCGCAACATCGCTCCCTCCCCAGGTCTCTTCTCCTGGACCGGGAACAACGCCTTCAACAACGGACGCATGCGCATCTCCCGCGATGGCACGCTGCTCTTCGCCACCACCGGCAGCAGCGGCCTCGGGATTTACCTCACGGGCCAGTGAGCCACGGCTCCCTTCCTCCTTGACACTCCATTTGATAATGATAATCGTTATCAAATCGCTGTGCTGAGGAGGACATGCCGCTTTCGATGCTGCTGAGCCTGCTGGGGGCCACCGCCTTCTACTTCGCGGCGGCCGTGCCGGCCCGCTCTGGAGGCAGGTGGCAGCAGGTGCTCCATCGGAACCGGGTGGGCGTACGCGCGGCAGGCGCGAGCCTCCTCGCGGCCGGTGCGGTGGCAGGTGGGGTGGCCCAGGGCTGGGGTGCGGGGCTCACGGTGGTCGCGCTGGTGCTGATGCTCACGCTCTCGCTCCTCGCGCTCTGCACTCCGCTCTGGCCTCGCGGCACCTTGGGAGCAGTTCAGCTCACCGCGCTGGCACTTGTCGTGGCCTGGCTCGGAGGGAGCTGATGGCCCGCAAGCACGAACACGGCCTCGGACGGATCTCCGCGGCGATTTCGGCCGCACCGGCGGCCGCCGTGCTCGCGGACCTCTCCCTCTCCGGCGCGCTGCCCTTGCCCGGGGATGTCCGATTCCTCGTCGCCCTCCTGGCCGCGGCTCCCGCAGTCGTTGTGGCGGTGTGCCTGGCCCTTCTCGCCCAGAGCTGGCAGCGGGCATGGCTTGGCTCCGCAGTGGTTGGCGCCGCGTCGGTTGCCGTGATGGTGCTCTCGTGAAGGTGTCTCCACGAGCCTACGAGATCCTCTGGGATGCGCATGCGTGGACCGGCGTCCTCTCGTCCATCGTGCTCTTTGCCCTCTTCTTTCTCGGAACCTTCGCGCTCTTCGCCGAGGAGCTGGCTCCCTGGCAGGAGCCTTCGTTCCGGGGCCCCATCGCAGTCTCCGATGCGCATGCGCTCGAGCTCGCGCAGCGCCTCGTGGACACGGAGGTCGAGGCGAAGCCCGCGTGGTTTGGGATCTCGCTGCCCACCGAAGAGGAGCCCTGGCTGCGGATCTGGCGCCTGGCCCCCGGAGGAACAGTCCAGTCCTCGTGGATGGATCCGGTCTCCGGGCAGCCGCTCGGTGAGCGAAGCGACCTGGGCGAGTTCCTCAACGCGATGCACTTCCTCGACCCGATTCCGGGAGGGAAGTATCTGGCGGGCATCGCATCCGTCGTCCTCCTGCTGCTGATTGTGACAGGGGGCTTGATTCAGCTCGGGAAGCTGGTGCGCGAGCTCGTGCAGTTCCGGCCCCACCAGGGCCACCGCGTGCGCTGGTCCGATGCGCACAAGGTCCTCGGGGTGGTCAACGCACCCTTCCTGTTGCTCTTCGCGCTGACTGGCACCGTGCTCTGCCTGTCTGCCTGGCTCCAGCCGGCGGTGGTGGCCACGACCCTGGAAGGCGACGCACGCGCCGTCGAGAGCGCCACAGACTGGCCAGTGCCTCCCCCTCGGAAAGGCGAAGCTGCCAGGGCGCCTGACCTGCGCCTTGCCCTGGAGAGAGCCCAGCAGCGGTTCCCCCAGGCGACCCACCGCTGGTTCTTCATCGACAACCTCGGGGATGCCAACGCCGTCGTCCACCTTCCGGGCGAGAGCAGCGGTACCATCAATGCGTTCGAGCACGTCTGGGTCTCACTCGCCGGAGAAATTGTCCGGGTCCGGGAAAAGGGCGGAGCGACGAGCTACTCGCGGACGATGGAGACCCTCTACGGATGGCACTTCGCCACCTGGGCCGGGCTCCCGGTGAAGGTGCTCTACGCTCTGCTCGCACTGCTCGCCTCGTTCGGCATCCTTGCGGGAAATCTCCTCTGGCTGGAGCGTCGACGCAGCCGAGGACTGGGGTCCTTCGATCGGCTCCTCGAGAAGCTGACCGCGGGCGGTTGCGCTGGGCTCACCTTCGCCGTGGCCGCGCTGTTCCTCGCGAACCAGCTCCTTCCCGCCGCGCTCCACGAACGTCCAAGGTATGAGCACGCGCTCTTTTACGTCAGCTGGTTGGGGGCGCTCGGTTACGCCCTCGTCGAGCGCTCCGCCGCGCGCTCCGCGCGGCGGCTTCTCATCGGTGCGAGCGGGCTGCTCTTCGCGGTGCCGTTGATCGATGCAGCGCGGACCGCTCGCATTCCCTTCGCTTCTGGCTCCCCGTTCGTCCTCGCCACCGAGCTGGGTCTCGTCTTCCTCGGGCTGCTGCTGGCTGGCGCCGCTCGTGCTGTCTCCCGGATGGAGCCTCATGGCGGCTCTCCGCTCCCTCTCGAGGAGCTGGCCAACGACTCCACCCCTTCACCCACCTGACACTGGAGCCCTCCCCATGAACCTGAACCGCCGTTCCACCCCAGCGCCCGTGAGCGCGGCCCTGCTCCTCGGCGCGGCCCTTGCCGCGTGTGGCTCCGACCCCGAGCCCCTCGAGCCGTGTGCCTCCGAAGGAACGGGCCCCGTCTACGCCATCGCCACTTCGATCTTCGGCGACGAGGGCGCATCGACGTACGTGCGCCTCTTGGAGTCTCTCGACGTGCAGAGCATCAACCTTGACCAGGCCTCGGAGCATGCGGGGTTCGCGACGATTGGCGCGGCCGGTGGGAAGCTCTTCGTCGGTGACGGTGAAGCGCCCGAGCTCCGCCGCTACACGGTGGGTGCCGGCTGTGGACTGCAGGAGGACGGCCGCTTGAGCTTCGCCAACTACGGCCCCGCGGTGGCCCCGCTCTACAAGAATGTGTTCGTCGACGCGTCGACCGCGTACATGCAGCTCGAGGAGTCCCGGCGGATCATCTGGAATCCGGAGGCCATGCAGATCTCCGGTACCGCCGATGCCCCTGGGCTCCCGGCCGAGCGCGACGGATTGACCGTGAGGGCGGGTTACGACCGGAGCACGGCCGTTCGCAGCGGCAACTCGTTCCAGCCCTTCTACTGGGCGGACAACAGCTTCTACCGGTTCTCCCCCACCTCTCAGATTGCCGTGTACTCGAATGCGGACGACCGCCTGGTCAAGCTGATCGATGCACCCTGCCCAGGGCTCGACATGGCGACGCAGGACGAGGCCGGTCACCTCTACTTCAGCAACTGGGTCTTCAGCACCGCGGCCCCGGTGCTGAGCGACGACGCGCCGGACAACTGCGCGGTCCGCATCAAGGCCGGCGAGCTGGCGCTGGACGCGGGCTGGACCCGTAAGCTCTCGGACATTGTGGGCGGCCGCCAGACCGTTGCGTACCGATACCTGGAGAACGGTGTTGGCATCGTCGCCGTGCTCCATTCCGAGGACATGAACATCACCGAGAACACCGAGCCCAATGCCATCACCGGTGGCAGCCACTGGCGGCTCTGGCGCGTCAATGTGGAGGCGGGAACGGGCCAGCCCGTGGACGGGTTGGGCAAGTTCGCTGGCGGCTACTACGCGTTCCGCATCGACGGCCGCACCTTCCTCCTGCTCCCGAGCGCCGATTATGCGAAGACCACGGTCTACGAGCTCGGTGTCCAAGGCGTGGCCGAGCCCCGCTTCGAGACGCTGGGGTGGGCCTACCAGCTGGTGAAGCTGCGCTGACGCGCCTGCTTCAGTATTCGAAGGTCCCCTTGAGCCAGGCCGCCCTGCCTGGCCTCTGGACTCCGAAGAAGTCGAAGGTCCTGGCATTGCCGAGGTTCTCCAACTCCGCCGTGAGGCCCACCGTGGCCTGGGCTCGCGTCACGCGATAGCTGACGCCGGCGGATTGAACGAACTGGTTCGGAATCACTTCCTTCGTCTCCGCAGCCCCCACGCTCTCCCAGTGCCGGAAGAACTCGCGGATATAGCGGGTGCTCCAGAAGGGCGAGAGCTCATCCTGCTCCGCGACCACTCCACGAATCGACATCCGCGCCGTGCCGTTGGCGAAGAACCACGGGCGATTCGGGAGCCGATCCCCATCGAACGCACCGAAGGTCCCCTCGCCCGAGGTGTTCCGGAGATCCTGCAGGGTGGCGTTCGCGTCGAGGTAGAACAGGCGGCCAACGGAGTTCCAACCGGCTGCCACCTCGAAGCCGAGCGCATGGGCCCCATAGACGTTCTGGTAGCTCGACTTGCGAGCATCGCCCAGGAGGATGATCTGGTTGCTGACCAGGCGGGCGAAGCCGTTGAGCTCAGCCCGGAAGGTGCCGAGTCCCGAGCGCAACGGCTGGGTGGCGACACCGAGGTTGAGGTTGTGGCTGCCCTCGGACTCGAGGTCGAGGTTCTCGCTGATCAGCACGCCATTGCCGAACAGCTCGTCCACGCGGGGGAACCGCGTGGCCCGCTCGTAGCTCGCCTTGAGGTAGAGCGGCTCGCCCAGGCGCACGCGCATGGCCAGCCCCCCACCGAAGCGCTGCAAGTCACGGTCCTTGCGCTGAAAGCCGCCGCCCACAGCGCGTTCCTGGGCCCGGGCCGCATAGCGGTAGTCCTTGCCGAAGAGGATGACCTGGACGGTGTCGTCGAAGAGCGCCAGCTCGTATTCGAGACCGATGACGGAGGTGAAGAGCGTCCGCTCCGCCGCGAGGACATCCAACTCCGGAGTCGAGAGCCGATCCTCGCCAGTGCGCCAGGTCCGGGTGGGCGCGATGGAGAGCCGGAGCTTCTGGGCACTGGCGAAGGCCCAATCGGCATGGGCTCGGCCGTAGAGGGCGTGCTGCCAGAGGGTCTGATCCGTCGCCTGGTTGTTGATCTCGCCCGGCAGCGTCCTCTCGCGGACCTGGCGGCCGAACCAGTCGTACACCCAGCGCGAGACGTCGACGAACTCGGTGGCCTGCCATCCGTACCCGACCACCGCGTCGAGGCGCAGCGCCTCGGTGAAGGCCTTCTCGTAGAGAAGCTGGCCGCCCGCGGTGGTGACGCCGTAGGAGGCCTCTCCATATGGCGTGCCGCGCATCACCAAGTTGTGCTGCAGCTCCTTGTCATGACCGGAGCCGAAGGCCCGGAAGACCAGCCGATCTGCCCAGCCGAGCGACTCCAGCCCCACGTCGAGGCCACCGCCCAGGGCTCGGTAGCCGTCATGGAAGCGCTTGACGGTGGCGGGAAGCAACTGGCCTTGCTCATCGACCGTCTCGATGTCGACGCGGTAGTCGTTGCGAGTCGTGTCCGCGAACAGGTGTGCCCTGACGAAGAAGCCTTGTGGCTTGGGTTGGTAGCTGCCTGCGAGGGTGAGGCGCCAGGTCCCAAATGAGCCGCCCTGCAGGGAGAGCGCTCCGTGGGCTCCCTCCTGCAGGGGGGCGCTGACGAGATTGACTGCTCCGCCAAGGGCATCGGCTCCGTACCGGGCTGGCACGACGCCTCGGTAGAGCTCGATCCGATCCACGAGGTTCACCGGCACGTTGGCGACACCAAACGGATAACCCGAGAGTTCAAGCGGAAGGCCATCAAGGAAGAAGCGGATCTGGTCGTCGGTGAGCCCGTTGAGGGCGAAACGGGCGGTGCTGCCCAGGCCCCCTGTCCTGCGGACAGACACCCCTTCCTGCTGCGCGAGGACCTGACCGAGGTCTGCTGACTGCGCCCTCGCGCGCCGGATCTCGACCACCTTCACCGCCTCCGCGGACTGACGCATCCGCTCGGCTTCCGAGCGGCCACGGACGGTCGTCTCGGTCACCTTCTCCTCCTTGGCTGGAGTGGCGGCGGCCGCGTCATCTGGCGTGGGGAGGCCGGGCTCAGAAGCGGTGGGAGTCTCAGGAGGAGCGGGTGCCTCTGGGGACGCAGGCGCCTCTGGGGCGAGCCGGAAGCTGTGGACGAACTCGACCCGGCACGCCACAGGCTCGCCGTCCACCCGAGCAGGCTCAAAGCGGAAGGTGAGGCTCGCGGACTGGGCCGCCGCGTCGAACGCCGCTCCTCCAGATCTGGAGATCTCCGAGCCAGTCACGATCCCCTTCTCGTCGATGGTGAGGAGAAGGACCACTTCGCCCTCCCGGCGCGCGGCGAGCTCCTCTGCCGGGTACGGGATCTCGACGGTGTCGATTCGATGAGGGGGCTGAATCACCGGCTCGGCAGCTGCGAGGGAGACAACCGGCAAGACCACCGTCAGGAAGAGGGCAAGCGAGGAGCGAGGCGAGAACATCCACAATCCGAGCCGGAGACAATCTTGATATTGAGAATCAATATCAAATGTTGGCTGTCACTATTGGTGATCGACCTGAGCCGGTCAAGGGGAGGGACGCGCGTCGCCGACGAGCGGTGCGCCTGGGCCCCAGCGCCTCAGGCGCGCAGCAACCGCGCGGCGATCGGTAGGTGATCGGAGGGCTCGGTCTCCGACGGCATCGGCGTCCGGTCGGACAGCTCCGGCAGCCGGTCCGGCTGCGCCTGCAGCGTGCGCGAGTGGAAGAGGTAGTCGAGCGTCTTGGCCTTGCTGTTCGCGTTGCAGGTCGGCTGGTGCCGTCCCTCGTGGGCATCGAGCAGCCCAGCCGCCGAGAACGCTCGGACCAGCGGCTCGCCGGGCTGCGCGTTGAAGTCGCCGCACACCACCCAAAGGGATTCTGGCTCCCGCCGCACCAGCTCCTCGAGCAGCTCGGACGCCTCCTGCATCCCCTGGTGCTGCTCCACGGGCCTGTCCGGCCGATCCCAGCGCAGGTGCGTGCACGCCACGCGCAGTCGTTCCCCTCCGGCCTCGAAGTCCACCACCAGCGCCAGGTGCCCGGAGACGCGCCCGCCCTCGAGTCGATCCTT
This genomic interval carries:
- the mxcH gene encoding TonB-dependent siderophore myxochelin receptor MxcH, yielding MFSPRSSLALFLTVVLPVVSLAAAEPVIQPPHRIDTVEIPYPAEELAARREGEVVLLLTIDEKGIVTGSEISRSGGAAFDAAAQSASLTFRFEPARVDGEPVACRVEFVHSFRLAPEAPASPEAPAPPETPTASEPGLPTPDDAAAATPAKEEKVTETTVRGRSEAERMRQSAEAVKVVEIRRARAQSADLGQVLAQQEGVSVRRTGGLGSTARFALNGLTDDQIRFFLDGLPLELSGYPFGVANVPVNLVDRIELYRGVVPARYGADALGGAVNLVSAPLQEGAHGALSLQGGSFGTWRLTLAGSYQPKPQGFFVRAHLFADTTRNDYRVDIETVDEQGQLLPATVKRFHDGYRALGGGLDVGLESLGWADRLVFRAFGSGHDKELQHNLVMRGTPYGEASYGVTTAGGQLLYEKAFTEALRLDAVVGYGWQATEFVDVSRWVYDWFGRQVRERTLPGEINNQATDQTLWQHALYGRAHADWAFASAQKLRLSIAPTRTWRTGEDRLSTPELDVLAAERTLFTSVIGLEYELALFDDTVQVILFGKDYRYAARAQERAVGGGFQRKDRDLQRFGGGLAMRVRLGEPLYLKASYERATRFPRVDELFGNGVLISENLDLESEGSHNLNLGVATQPLRSGLGTFRAELNGFARLVSNQIILLGDARKSSYQNVYGAHALGFEVAAGWNSVGRLFYLDANATLQDLRNTSGEGTFGAFDGDRLPNRPWFFANGTARMSIRGVVAEQDELSPFWSTRYIREFFRHWESVGAAETKEVIPNQFVQSAGVSYRVTRAQATVGLTAELENLGNARTFDFFGVQRPGRAAWLKGTFEY
- a CDS encoding endonuclease/exonuclease/phosphatase family protein, with product MSADREDLPMPVDLRIASYNILADAYVKPEWFPDTPADIFQPQRRQEALARRIAGLNADIVCLQEVEPGSFAALQRALEPHGYAGVLALKQQGKPDGCAVFHRLERCLGHRAHYFKDRLEGGRVSGHLALVVDFEAGGERLRVACTHLRWDRPDRPVEQHQGMQEASELLEELVRREPESLWVVCGDFNAQPGEPLVRAFSAAGLLDAHEGRHQPTCNANSKAKTLDYLFHSRTLQAQPDRLPELSDRTPMPSETEPSDHLPIAARLLRA